The nucleotide window CCAGTGACAGGCTGAACCATATTTTGATTGTTATACCAGTAGGAGTTGCACATATGGAAAACCATGGATAAGCTTGAATAAACAAAAACACTATGAAGTAGTGTGACATGTGGTGTTTCGGTGAATACTCACAACTAGAATTTTTAGTGCCCTTTTTCTTTAAGATTATATAAACTGGACCAATATGAATGGTTTTTATCATTATGACTTAACCCTAAACCCTAGCAAAGGTATGCAAAAGATAAATGATGATGACAAATGTGATGAAACCTATGACAAAATGATCAATTCCACATTCGTTTCGACATTCACAAGCGGCGCCGTTATTGCGTCACCTAGTTGCCCCGCCCTCACCCAAACCTCAGTCGATCATGTCGATGCCCTCAGCCATCCCTCTAACCCCGCCACACCATGCAATCTCCCGCGACACATTTGTCCTCTCCCCTGTCGCCTCATGTACCATGGAGCTTCTTCGTCTCCTCCGCCGTCTCCGGCTCTCCGCTCCGCATCATCGCAAATCACACTGTCGAGAGGTCAGAGTGCGATTTCGCACGACGGCAAAGCGGTAGAAGATTCGTACTTTTACTACCTCTTTTTAGAAAATGAAGATACTATTACTTGACAGAAACAATACGTAGAAAGCAGGCAATCCGGGTGTTTTAGAAAGTCTGAAATTAAAAAGGAAAAACACGACACAATAGAGTACCGTGCGGGCCACAGCGACCCAAAATAAAGAAGAGAAATGGAAGCAAATCCCGTCAACCTTCGGCAGGCAACCTTTCCCATCAAGTCGCCGCCACGTGCTCACTGCCGCAACAACTCCCGGCTCCACCTCCGGCCGAGTCGCCCACTCAAAACCCAATCCCACCACCGTCCGTCCCCGCGTCCAGCGCGCTCACCAGATGCCACTCTCCTGCTTCGCCAGCGGCCGGGCCGACTCCTCCGCCGCCAAGGCCTCGTCGGCGACGTCCGTCTACTGGACGCACCTCGGCGCGATCAACCTGTCGTGGTCCCGCGCCGCGCTGGGCCTCGTCCTCACCGTCGACATCGCCCTCGCCGGCGCCGCAGCGCCCGCGCGGTTCGTTCTCCTGCCGCTGCTCccgtggcggcggcgcgggtccAAGCGCTTCTCCGGCGCGTCCGGCCACTCCGTCGCCTTCGCGTGGGACCTCTCGCGCGCCCGCCTCGCGCCGCGCCGGCCCGAGCCGCTGTCCGGGTACTTCGTGCTCGTGTCGATCGACGGCGAGCTCGCCCTGGCCGCTGGCGACCTCCAGTCGTCGTTGCCTTCGCCGGCGGCGTCCGCGGGCCTTCTCCTCTCGCGCCGCGAGAACGCCTACCCTCCCGGATGCGGCGGCGCATACACCACCACCGTGGCCGTAGCGGGCGAGGAGCACGAGGTGTCCGTGGCCGTGGAGGAGGCGGCCATGTGGGTAGCCCTGGACGGCAAGAAGGCCCTCCGGGTCCGGCGCCTCCCGTGGAAGTTCCGCGGCAGCGAGAGGCTCGACCTCCCGCACGGCGGCCGGTCCGTCCGCGTCACCTGGGATCTCCACGGCTGGCTCTTCGCCCCGGACGCCGCCGCCGTCTTCGTCCTCCGTTTCGACACTGACGGGGCGAACCCGGTGGACGACAACGACATGGGGGATGGAGACGTCGGCATGCACGCGTTAAGGCAGAACTCCTTCCGGAGCCGCCATGCCGACAGCAGCGGCGAGAGCGATATGAGGGGGTCGTGGAGGCGCGGCCCGTTCAGGTCGGGCTCCGACTCGTCCCCGACGGTGTCCGTGGCGTCGACGTCCGCGGCGTCGTCGTCGGCCGGGAGCGTGGCGACGGTGACCGAGTGGATCACGGCGGAGGAGGCCGAGCtgcgggacggcggcggcgggttcTCTCTGATAATCCACCTCTGGAAGAAGCGGAGGCCGCGGTGATGCCTTCACGGCGTCCGTGCCTTAGCTCCGTCGCAGTTGCATTGGATTGCACGCACGAACTCATGCCTCGTGCATGCAGAATTGAATTGTTGATGTGATTTCTTTCCTTGTCGCCATGGATGAGAACTTCTGGAATGCAATTTTGTCAATTCgtcatttattttatttttaaatGAAGGTCAAAGATTTGTTTCTCCATTAGTTAAGAAAAGATAATTGTCCTGTTAGTTAACAGAAAACAGGTGAAAAACGTCACAATACGTTGGGAGGCACACAGAAGAGTCCATACAAAACAGTATAAAGAAGGTCTCATTGAGCTGGCACATTAGTGTCACGGTCAACACTTTTTTCTGAGCAAGCGTTACCGTCGTCCCTTCACCATTGGCAAGCAACTCCGACTTCGCTACAAACGATCATCAATCCAACCCACCCCGTAGAGGGTGTGTGGGGTGCCAAGCACTCCGCGACTCACGGCAAGGACAATGCAATACGGACTCTAACGAAGAGCTACGAAATAGAACTATCCAAGGCCGGCGTCACCGAAGATCACCGAACGAACCACCCGATCAGTGGCGGAGCTACGTGAGGGCAAAAGGTGGCCATGGCCCGCCCAGCCTAAAAGCAAAACACTCACACTATGCATGAAGTGATGGCCAGCTCAAGAGCAATTTCCTTCAGATTAGCCTGCCCAGCCTGCCCAGTTTTTTGTTTCAAGCTCCGCCACTGCACCCGATGCCCATCATCATCCCCGCCGCCGCATGCAGCCTCGACTTCACAACAACAAACAACTCGCGGACACACCGAAGAAGACCGACCCGACTACATCAACCATTGTCGTGCCTCCGACATCGCTCACCCATATCGTCATTGCCACAGAAGCCCAACACCAGCACCACCGGGGACGGTGGAAGTCCGTCATCTATTCATTTATACCGCGTGAATTGCTAGAGCAAAGTCCCATTGTTAATCCACGAGTGAGCGGCGGTGAGATCCAAGACGAGGGGCTGTTCCTTTCGTACTCTTCCACGAGCGCAACTACGTGTAGATACAAACAGAAGCTTTTGGGGGAGCAGTCGCCACTCGCCGGCCACCTGGGGAAGCTGGTAACCGTCTGAATCGGGAGAATTTTCCTCGTCTTCCGCTCGATGAGTGAGATTTTGAAGCGAACTCTACGCGGGTCAGTGAGGGCGACGTGGATAGGGAGTGACGCCGGCTGAAAACCCGTCCGTGTGTACTACTGTACCGGTGGTCTGACCATTTGGCGTTTGACCGACCGTGCAGAGTGAACGCACGATGCTTCGGGCGCCACTTTTCCGATCCTGGGACTGTACCACTGGTGCTGGCGCTAGCAGCCACCAGCCAGTGCGGTGTCGACGTCGCTGACCAGGCCCTTGTCGAAAATAAAAAAACGTCGCTGACTGACCGAGTCCCGTTCAAAGGGAAGGAGGTCGTTGCGCCCTGCCTCGCGCGACGAATTTCCTCCGTTAACGCGTGGTGGGTTCAGCCCAATAGCGCTAAAGAAAAAACTTAATTTTTTTATTCGTGCGGCTCAGCCCCTCTGAAAACCAGCAGGGCCGGGCCAGGTTTTGAGAGTGTCGTCCATTCAACATGATTCTGGGGATTTTAAAACGAGCAAGATTTTTAAAAAACTATATATTTTTTAAGAAATTGTCATGCATTTAAAAACTTACAAAATTTTAAAAATTGCATGAATCATAACAATGCTCATGCGTTTTGGAAAATATTAATGATTTTTTTCAAATGATTTAGGGTTTTAAAAAAATCACAAAATTTAAAGAGTGTTCtcaaattttaaaaaatgatCGTGTATTCGAAAACCAAAAGAGAAAAAacagaaggaaaggggggtgggACAAAATTCAGTGAAAACCTGAATAAAAGAAGGGGCGTGGTGCGCATCCGCCGGCGGGTCTTTTAAAATGATCCACTGACTTGCGAGCCGTCGGCGTACGGCAAAGTAGTGTCTTTGGTTCTTGCAGCAGAGTTGCTGTTGCAGAAATCTTTGCAACAGGCGTCTTGTTGCAGAAATCTTTACAACATAGGTCATGTTATAGAAAAACTTTTGTAACAAGGGTTCAATTGTGGGTTTTTTTGTCTTCATCTTTGTGGAAGAAACTTTTGCAACATAGGTGATGTTGCAGAAATTTTCGGCAACATCACCTATGTTACAGCAAAATTGTAATCAAGATGATGTTGTACAAACATCGTCACCGTTGCGGACGCATGTCACAATAGATGTGGCCATTGTTCGTTGTTGCCGTTTGCAACTTCGTCGTTGCAATTGCAACACGGAGGCAGCCAGTGATGGCCTCGCCGCGGCGCCGTTGCCCATCCTTTTCCTGCTCCTCAACATCGTCGTCACGTGCATCGTTGTCGTCTCCATCCAGCCCACCAGGCGAGCAGCCACATGAACGGGCTATAAGAAGCATCGGGGCGGAGTCGATCTGACAGCTCTTGCGATGTTGGTGGCGAACGACTAGCCATGGTGGATGCCGACAAGTGGTGGTGGAGGTGGGCATGCGGGAGCTTGAAGAGAGGGACATCAAACGGCGGTGGTCGCGAGCTCCCGAAGAGATTTGGAGGAAAACGAAGTGTATGCAAGAAAGAGTTGGATGCAAAAGGATAGGGCAGCGTGCGGTCAGTTGTTGGGCTACGTGGCTATGTGGACCGTTTGGAAAGCAGCGGACGCAACAACACGATCTACCGGGTGATTACAATCGTTTCCTATAAAAGAAACATAAAACACAAAAATATAAATGAATCCAACGAAAACTGGTAAAAAAAACATAAAACCGTCACAAAACGCGAACTGCTACAAGAAAAGCAGACGGCCGAAAAATAATGAGCCAAAATGTGTCAGTCCCGTTACTGAGAATGGGTGCATAATTCGTACTGTGTTGCATCTATTCTTTATTGCGGGCCAAGAATAAGATATTCCGGCGTGGAGAGCTCCTAATTCGCGCCTTCCGCGCCAGGTAAGCGCA belongs to Triticum urartu cultivar G1812 chromosome 7, Tu2.1, whole genome shotgun sequence and includes:
- the LOC125521813 gene encoding uncharacterized protein LOC125521813; its protein translation is MPLSCFASGRADSSAAKASSATSVYWTHLGAINLSWSRAALGLVLTVDIALAGAAAPARFVLLPLLPWRRRGSKRFSGASGHSVAFAWDLSRARLAPRRPEPLSGYFVLVSIDGELALAAGDLQSSLPSPAASAGLLLSRRENAYPPGCGGAYTTTVAVAGEEHEVSVAVEEAAMWVALDGKKALRVRRLPWKFRGSERLDLPHGGRSVRVTWDLHGWLFAPDAAAVFVLRFDTDGANPVDDNDMGDGDVGMHALRQNSFRSRHADSSGESDMRGSWRRGPFRSGSDSSPTVSVASTSAASSSAGSVATVTEWITAEEAELRDGGGGFSLIIHLWKKRRPR